The sequence below is a genomic window from Uranotaenia lowii strain MFRU-FL chromosome 2, ASM2978415v1, whole genome shotgun sequence.
catcaacTCCAAAACGAAATCCTGAAAAGGACTCTAAAATATCGGCACATTAGTGAAAAGAGATCTCAAATCTGTCGCTATGGATAGGTCATTTACTTTGACTTAAGGCAAGTTTCTTCCGAAGAATGTTGGTCACATCCTTAGACGGTCTTCAccaaatgattaatttttatacTGAAAGTACCTAAAatagttttaagaaatttttttaaatccatttacCTAGGAACGTGCTCCTGTTGGAACTGGATTTATTTTATTGACATTGCGGAACAAAGGCAATGGCAAAGGTTTGCTACGAAAAACGTCCAGGGCCGTGAGTCCTTCTTACGGGGCAACTGGTCACTCAATAGAAATTATATTTTGACTCAACCAGAACTTTGATTCTGTGTCCTCAGTTTGGTCTCCGGATGGGTTCTCAGACACCTCGGCTTATCGGTGACCTCAATGGTCCTTCTTCTATGTGGTGTCCCACAAAAAAATATAGGATTTCCGGCGAATATCCCTCCGGAAAATTTAGCTTTTAAATAATCACCACATCACGCCACGCCAGGTCGGCCATTTGGGGGCAGCTGTTAATAGTAGCTCTTCCGAATGTTGGCCAGTTGTTCCGACTGTTAACAGCTGCCCTGGAATGCACTTTAAAACCGACAATTTTCCGCTATATCCTGAGAAAGTAATCCCACgatgaagcagcagcagcagcagcagcagagaaACCTTCGATTCCGATCCGAAAATACCGATCCGCATCCATGCAATTATCCTTCTTGgatgcattattttttaaaataagcaaCCGTATCAAGCTCATCCAATCGCGCCACACCGCTTCGATATTAGTGTCCCTCCCTTCTTTCCTTTCTCACATCTCATTGGAACCCTCTCGTCATCAGTCAGGTCGAAAGGATTCAATTCCGAAACCTCCTGGATCCAGGCTTGGGTCTAGAAATTACCAACTGTTcgaaaataatcattttctgATCGCCATCACCGCCTGAATGCGGTTTTTCATCggagtgctgctgctgctgctgcacatatgcacaatcatcatcatcatctttccCCGGTTCCAATCATGTTGTGGTGCCGTCCGTCGTGTAGTGTATTACTTTGGAACTTTTTTCTTCTACTGCTGGTGCTTAGTTCGTTCgctcatttttatcaaattcattttCCGCCCTGATCAACGAAGACGACGACAGCGAGAGATACagagagagcaaaaaaaatggaaaaaatatctgTTCCCAGACATCAGCAGCACATTTCGCCACCGCCTCGAAAACCGGGAGAATCTTCTGACGTTGACCACACAACCCCCCAATTTCTCCCCATCTCAGTCAGACCTTACACACTCTCGGACGTATCGGCCGGTTATCGCCATTTTCTTCCTCTTATCCAataatttctcaaatatttaatatttcatcCCTTGCAATCAATGCTCATTGAGTTTGATTGGCTCGagttctctctctctctcgggAGGATAAGAAGAAGAATGCAGTACGATGACTACCGACCGAGCAAGGGGCCAAGTGCTTCTGCACTTGCGGTTCCTGATGAAAAGCAAACCGACCTACCTTTTGCCCATTCTTtcgtactgtttttttttcgtttgatgtGTTCTTTGAGAATTTTGCCCGACCCGTTGATTGAAGAGATGCCAGAGAATTACTGGTTTGGATCAGAGATCACATGAGGTTCGAGAAAGATTACGCTTGAAATTTCTTCTTGAGTACAGGAAAAGTTGGGAACCAATCATAAAAACTGAGGATGAAAAATTTGGCATCTTGAAACTCCAGTCCCGGCAGCTTCTTTTAGAAAGTTCTAATGTTGGTCGCGTCTTTGGTGGTGAGCTTACATCCTGTCTGAAATCACTCTGATTCTGCGTCTGGAATAGTGATTGGACATGAGTCGAAAAAAACTGCCCACGTCCAATTCTGTTCCAGCTAATGTCGACTTCAATCTCTCATACTCTGCGGTACCTGACTCAGTAAGGGTGGGGTTTAGGGCTTTCCAGGAGAATACAAATAGCCTCGACActgctaaagggtgatacggtcaaaatttggtcaagggaaaaccgCGTGTAAAATGGTGagatcgtttatttaaaaaatcaaattaaatttctttttcaagtttaattagtataaaattcaggaaaagtattcagttaggcttccgcttttccaaatccgaattgccaggccttacgcttaacccctgccatcagattttgtacagccacctggtccaccttcttcgccgcagaaagccagtttgccttgaactgctgctcgtccttagcagtttttttggtcttctttaggttccgcttgacaatagcccagtatttctcaattgggcggagctctggcgtgttgggagggttcttgtccttgggaaccacctgcacgttgttggcggcgtaccactccatggcctttttatcgttatggcaagatgccaaatccggccaaaacagtacggaacaaccgtgtttcttcaggaaaggcagcagacgtttattcaaacactctttcacgtaaatttcttggttgacaggcccggaagctatgaaaatgctgcttttcaagccacaggtaaagATGGCTTGCCAgaccagatatttctttgcgaactttgacagtttcatgtgtttgaaaatatctgttacctttccccttctttttgccgtataaaactcctgtcccggaagctgcttgtagtcggctttgacgtaggtttcgtcgtccattaccacgcagtcaaagttcgtcagcatcgtcgtgtacagcctccgggatcgcgctttggccgtcgtattttgttcatcatcgcgatttggagtcactaccttcttgtaagtcgatagtccggctcgattTTTggcttctttcttggacggcattttgacaactgaagagtgaattccaaaattaaaataggaacaacattctacacccacacacacgcacaccttcaaaatgaaggcTGTTCAGGTTTTtgtaaatgcaaaattgaaagaaatacgtcaagttgatattgaccaaatttttaccgtatcactCCTTATGATTATCTTTTGTCTTGGGAtaaatcatccaataggatggaAATCctcccaaaaaaaataaaattaattaaaaaacaagCCATGGTTATCTGTGATATATAATATAAGGTGCAGCTCGGTCTTGTggtgaaaattcgaccattttcaatatttatgggTACCTTCACCCAATGATGCGTTAAAAAGGCCCTGcacaataatttttgaatgcatggaaaaaattgatgaaaatttcagcgAAGTTACGTGGTAaggtaatgtttacatgtgcaaataaTTGCGATGTTCTGTcaagttgtttttgagataacgTCCGAGGAAAAAACAATTTGACTTTAATTTTagggcaacacgtgcgccacCTATAATGCATACTAACCAGCTGTTTTCCAAATCTAagctatttttgattacgtttgctATTTCCTGATGTTTGACcattaaaataactaaaaatttcaaatttgattgaagTTATGAccaatttagccgattgtcctctttcggaacaaaaacaacatatttcattttttgtcactccacaaccgtttttgcgtaatggcacgatttcAGATCCAATTTAAAAAGAGTATAAACTCTATGGGACCTATTGAAaagctttgcagagaaaacagtcgcatttggaggcagtttctttatatttttagcCATTTATCCCGTCAGTCGTTATGAAAGAATTAGTAACCTGCAGTTTCCGCAGATCGTTAGCTTCCTCAAGTACTAGgcattatatttttcaaatttttatccttGTTTATCTCTGGGAAATACAGGCGAGATTTCTCAACGAAAATTTTCTGGATGCAAACCTGCCAGGTgtccgctaaagagttcgttttgctgtccattacgaaattttccaaaatatcttttcacaagcagtccaaataatttgcgcacgatttaaccatcgtattttgtttgtttcatcGGTGAGCAGCTTTTTTATCTTGTGGAAATGAAGTCAAGTCTAtttacaagtaaaaaaaaaaacttttttatcgctttctcattcatattttcagattgagcttgaaaaaacttcTCACATTCTTCTCACTTCATGGACTTAATCATcttcaatttattaaaatttttgcttacTATAGGGTCCTAAACAATTTGCTATGTGAACTTTGGTCAAATAGttaatttccagctgtttttgggtctcccactgggacttttctggaATTGTCTCGATCCtgaccaaaaaattttgtcaatgaacttcagtattggatGCAATGTCAAAAACCGCTTGGCagattttcactttattttatacacgtacacattacattagaAGGTAGcttaactgaaaatatcatcaattttcatccatgtattcaaaaattattcacgaaacaatcttttgaatttttttttttcgaattctgtggaaattgacgaaaaatacgacgaaaatacatttttctggATACGATGTATCAGGAATAGTTCTTGGAGGTActgcaacaaaattgaaaaggtcTTGAATACTGGGGATAGTGTTTGTCGAGGGCTCAGGGTTGCAGTGGGTGATTCCCAGACATTAAATGACGCGGACACTAGCTCCCAAATTTTCGGGTAAGTTTTCTTTGGATTCACTTTTCAGTTCGTATGGTCCAATGATGATAAACTTTACACTTGcagttcaaaacaatttattgcaCATTAAATACACACTTTTATTTAGACTTTAAACAACTTTAACGACTTATACGATACTTTATTTCTAACACTTAACAATTATTTGAAGAGTAACAATTGAACAGAAATTTTGAGTTGGGACACTTTTCGGCCTGGCCGTCTAGTCGTCGCGCTGGAACAATTACAAGTGAAGGAATGGCGATTCGAAAACCCAAGCCAAGCTTTCTTTTCTGCTGGTGAAGAAAGCGTCCTTTCTTCCGCCGAACAATTCGCTGCTTGcataacaatataaaaaaaggggTGAAATAATTCACGCGCCACGCGCGCCTTTGCGTACTGCGCCGTGTCGAATCTCGATGACTCGCTCGCTGTTTACTCGCTGTTCGATTACCACGCCTCAACATCCTGCCACCTCCAGAAATGGCCATTTCTGAATACCGCTGTAATCGCTCGTAGGGAAATGCCACCGCTCGTTCGGTAACATTGGATCGTGCCTGACCTTGCGTCGCTGATGCCGTAGAACCATGGGTTCCGATTCTGGGAAAAAATAAGACCCGGTAGACCCGGACAATTGCAGATAAAATAATGGAATGGTCCTCACCTGGGACCCACCATTTCAGGGGGccttgtatttttattaaaatctgcCATCATCGGTCGTTCATGCTGATTTCTTTGCGACTTCGTTGCTGATTGATGAATTCTCGCCTTCATTCATCTCGCCATCCATTGATGCGATCGGCAGCAAACAGAGCTTTGCAACCGGTCTGTCGATGAAACCTTTCGCTGTCTGTAGTGTTACCATCCGAGTCACCCCATCAGCCCCGGGATGAAGCTTATGGATTCTGCCTGTTGCCCATTGTGTGGAAGGGAGATTCTCATCCTTGATAAGAACGAGACGATTAATTTCTATTTTAACAGGAGCCTTCAACCATTTCGATCGAGTTTGCAAAGTAGCCAAATATTCAACATTCCATCTTTTCCATATGTTCTGAGCCAACTTCTGGGTCAGCTGCAATTGAGTCAGCCTGTTGGTAGGCACCGACAGAAAATCGTCATCGGGCACTGCCTTAAGCGCCGATTGGACGAGAAAATGACCAGGGGTGAGGGGCTCTAAGTCGGTGGGGTCGTCACTCAAAGGGGTGATAGGGCGAGAGTTGAGACAGCCTTCGATCTGCACCAAAAGCGTCTCCATTTCATCGAAGGGCAGTAAGTGGTTTCCCAAAACACGGACGAAATGCTTCTGGGCCGAGTTGATCGCTGCCTCCCATAAACCTCCGAAATGAGATCCCCTCGGTGGATTGAAATGCCATTGGATCCCATTCTCGGAGCATTCCTTGGCCAGATGACTCTTGTAGTCGTTGCTTCGGAGGAACCTACGTAGCTCGTTTGCCGCACCAACAAAATTGCGACCGTTGTCTGTGTAAACATGGGCACACAGACCACGACGACTCACAAATCGCCGGAACGCTTGGAGAAACTTGGCTGTAGTGAGGTCCACCACAAGTTCAAGGTGGACGGACTTCGTTGAAAAACAGACAAACACAGCCACGTATGCCTTGCCTGGAGCATCTCTTCGGTGTCGTGGTTTGATTTGAATCGGTCCCCAATAGTCGATACCAATAACAGAGAACGGCCGTGTGGGAGAAACTCTCGATGCTGGTAACTCGGCCATCAGCTGTTCGATCAGCTGGGGTCGCGCTCTCACACAGGCAATACATTGGTGGACAACTTTCAGAGCGGCTGATCTCACACCCAAAATCCAGTACTTGAGCCGGACCATGTTTATCAACAGCTGGGGAGAAGCATGCAGTAGACGATGATGATAAGAGCGGAGCAAAAGAACGGTGAAGGGGTGAGATCCTGGGAGAATTATCTGGTGTTTTGATTCGTACGGTTGCGCTGATCGATCAATTCTCCCACCGATTCTAATGACGTCATCACGCTGGCTAAGTATTGGGTAGAACCACTTCAGCTTCGAAGAACTCGATACCGGCTCGCCTTTTTTTAACCTTCTCCACTCGTCGGGGAAATGCTGCTGTTGGATAAGTCGAACAATCGTGTGTTCTGCTGTTCTCAGTTCGTCGGTCGTGAGCCACTGGAACCTGCGCTCGCTCTGTGGCAGGCGGAAATTCGTGCTGAGCCGCAACGCATATGCGGTGAAGCGTAGAAGcgcatgaaaattttcaaattgtttcagGAGGTCATCAATGAAGCTGCATTCGACGTTCGCTGAAGAGGAAACGATTGCGGATTTTCTCAATTCAAAATCAGTGCTGGTTACGATATCAACGTTCGGAGTAGGCCAAGAACTCTTGTCTTGGTTCAGCCAATCTGGTCCCTGCCACCATAAGGAATTCGAAAGAAGATCTGACGGTAAACAGCCTCGAGAAATAACATCAGCTGGGTTTTCTGCGCCGGTAATGTGTTGCCATGAGCATCCTTCCGTCGCAGTCTGAATTTTGGAAACCCTAT
It includes:
- the LOC129741180 gene encoding uncharacterized protein LOC129741180, with amino-acid sequence MTEYIRFGHMELVTECEHTTKQAYYLPHHPVIRDCSTTTKVRVVFDASSRSSTGVSLNNALMVGPTIQQDLRAIVMRSRTYPFVLIADIEKMYRQILVHPDDTPLQRIFWRSSPDQPIQTYELKTVTYGTASAPFLATRVLKQLAIDEAEGFPKAARVIREDVYMDDIFSGAQTVAEAVELRDQLVAMCLKAGFPLQKWASNDEAIMNGIPAERRALQQSINFDQDQTLKTLGLHWEPGTDILKFSIDFKPPTDAKLTKRATLSCIAQLFDPLGLVGPILVTAKAFMQKLWTLKNENGSIWDWDQELPDYLKHEWANYHTQLPLLNGVRLERYVLLRKAVESELHIFSDASETAYGACAYIRSVNDHGEIKVALLTSKSRIAPLKQVSIPRLELCGALLAAELYEKIRLSINVEMSVKFWTDSTVVLSWLRAIPSTWTNFVANRVSKIQTATEGCSWQHITGAENPADVISRGCLPSDLLSNSLWWQGPDWLNQDKSSWPTPNVDIVTSTDFELRKSAIVSSSANVECSFIDDLLKQFENFHALLRFTAYALRLSTNFRLPQSERRFQWLTTDELRTAEHTIVRLIQQQHFPDEWRRLKKGEPVSSSSKLKWFYPILSQRDDVIRIGGRIDRSAQPYESKHQIILPGSHPFTVLLLRSYHHRLLHASPQLLINMVRLKYWILGVRSAALKVVHQCIACVRARPQLIEQLMAELPASRVSPTRPFSVIGIDYWGPIQIKPRHRRDAPGKAYVAVFVCFSTKSVHLELVVDLTTAKFLQAFRRFVSRRGLCAHVYTDNGRNFVGAANELRRFLRSNDYKSHLAKECSENGIQWHFNPPRGSHFGGLWEAAINSAQKHFVRVLGNHLLPFDEMETLLVQIEGCLNSRPITPLSDDPTDLEPLTPGHFLVQSALKAVPDDDFLSVPTNRLTQLQLTQKLAQNIWKRWNVEYLATLQTRSKWLKAPVKIEINRLVLIKDENLPSTQWATGRIHKLHPGADGVTRMVTLQTAKGFIDRPVAKLCLLPIASMDGEMNEGENSSISNEVAKKSA